One Sediminibacillus dalangtanensis genomic region harbors:
- a CDS encoding LacI family DNA-binding transcriptional regulator, with amino-acid sequence MANIREIAGLAGVSVSTVSRVLNNHPYVRDEKRQAVYQAMERLDYHRNLTAIHLSKGSTNLLGVVLPSIETPYFSNIVEGIAEEGLKHDLQLVLIQTNYHVKKELEALELLRGNLIDGLIFTSRAASLKIIKDYIPHGPIILCEDSDQTDLPSVSIPHEKAFMDGLDYLLTKGHTKIAYTLGRKQGTNSHKRTKAYQTVMDKINQPVREKWVFDKCLTIEDGIHVMESWCRMPERPTAFLVTNDQVAAGMVLTAKEKGILIPEDLAILSFDNQQIAKAMHISTIDIPIKQMGKKAVQFIQKTEKKSKVSLPFQLIERATV; translated from the coding sequence ATGGCCAACATTCGGGAAATTGCCGGTCTTGCCGGTGTTTCGGTCTCGACCGTCTCACGCGTATTGAACAACCATCCCTATGTTCGGGATGAAAAAAGGCAAGCCGTGTATCAGGCAATGGAAAGACTCGATTATCATCGGAATCTTACTGCTATTCATCTATCGAAAGGATCAACAAACTTGCTGGGTGTCGTCCTCCCCTCCATTGAGACTCCCTATTTCAGTAATATTGTAGAAGGTATAGCGGAGGAAGGTTTAAAACATGATTTACAGCTTGTCCTGATTCAAACAAACTATCATGTCAAAAAAGAACTGGAAGCTTTAGAGCTGCTTCGAGGAAATTTAATCGACGGGTTGATTTTCACTTCACGAGCCGCGTCTCTGAAAATTATAAAAGATTACATACCGCATGGCCCCATCATTCTTTGTGAAGATTCCGATCAAACGGATCTGCCATCGGTCAGTATTCCTCATGAGAAGGCATTCATGGATGGTTTGGATTACTTGCTGACAAAAGGGCATACCAAAATAGCCTACACTTTGGGAAGAAAACAAGGTACAAATAGTCATAAACGTACGAAAGCCTATCAAACGGTGATGGATAAGATTAATCAACCAGTAAGGGAAAAATGGGTATTCGATAAATGTTTGACCATCGAGGATGGTATCCATGTAATGGAAAGTTGGTGCCGGATGCCAGAGAGACCAACGGCCTTTCTCGTAACCAATGATCAGGTGGCTGCCGGAATGGTCCTTACGGCCAAAGAAAAGGGAATATTAATTCCCGAAGATCTTGCCATCCTGAGCTTTGACAATCAACAGATTGCCAAAGCGATGCATATTTCAACGATCGACATACCGATCAAACAAATGGGAAAAAAAGCAGTCCAGTTTATCCAAAAAACAGAGAAAAAGAGCAAAGTTTCCCTGCCCTTTCAATTAATCGAGCGTGCAACTGTTTAA
- a CDS encoding class II fructose-bisphosphate aldolase, which yields MGLISSTPMLEKARSEGFGIVAFNVHSLDMIYAVVEAADEVKAPVILQTTVGSVKSLGAENIVAAAEKASNQYNVPVALHLDHCTEYSVIVQCIRAGYTSVMIDASMHPFEENVRKTNQVMEIAKHLDINVEAELGKVGGVEDDIVVSDEDAQKAVPAECVEFIKRTKVPTLAPAIGTAHGIYKGEPDIDFIRIQEIAHLVEVPLVLHGGSAIPDEDVKRCVSLGMAKMNVSTELKNAYSAAIRNHFIETPEALDPRQYLSKAKNAAKDLAQSKITLVGCAGKATEIQEYEKEKHSNPIMAN from the coding sequence ATGGGACTGATATCATCTACACCTATGTTAGAAAAAGCTAGAAGTGAAGGATTCGGAATTGTCGCGTTTAATGTACATTCATTGGATATGATTTATGCAGTGGTGGAAGCAGCCGACGAGGTCAAAGCTCCAGTAATTCTGCAGACAACAGTAGGTTCCGTCAAGTCATTAGGAGCTGAAAATATTGTAGCAGCTGCCGAAAAAGCATCAAACCAATATAATGTGCCAGTAGCACTTCATCTAGATCACTGTACAGAGTATTCCGTAATAGTGCAATGTATCCGGGCTGGATACACTTCAGTGATGATCGATGCATCCATGCATCCATTTGAAGAAAATGTTAGAAAGACAAATCAAGTAATGGAAATAGCAAAGCATCTGGACATCAATGTGGAAGCAGAGTTGGGAAAAGTAGGTGGAGTTGAAGATGACATCGTTGTTTCTGATGAGGATGCACAAAAAGCAGTACCGGCCGAATGTGTAGAATTCATTAAACGGACAAAGGTTCCGACATTGGCCCCAGCAATTGGAACTGCGCATGGCATCTATAAAGGAGAGCCGGACATCGATTTCATTCGCATTCAGGAAATTGCCCACTTGGTGGAAGTTCCCTTGGTATTACATGGCGGGTCTGCAATCCCTGATGAAGATGTTAAACGGTGTGTCTCATTAGGAATGGCTAAGATGAATGTTTCGACTGAATTGAAAAATGCTTACTCTGCTGCAATCAGGAATCATTTTATAGAAACTCCAGAAGCTTTAGATCCGCGCCAGTATTTAAGCAAAGCTAAAAATGCTGCAAAAGACCTTGCCCAATCTAAAATAACGCTTGTCGGATGTGCGGGAAAAGCAACAGAGATACAAGAATATGAAAAAGAAAAGCACAGTAACCCTATAATGGCTAATTAA
- the pfkB gene encoding 1-phosphofructokinase, with amino-acid sequence MIYTLTPNPAIDLYVGLEALRPNHVNRTYEEDYQPNGKAINISIMLKKLGINSTALGFIAGFSGCFIKEELNKLQIATDFVEVKGITRINIFANAEQEYKIVNKGPAIPEERKEEMLEKVAMIPEHSMLFVSGSLPGGVDDTFYTEIASICWQNNIRLVLDISSKEILECLPFRPYLIKPNDEELASFFGISKENMDVSTIVNCSRKLLENGANQVLVSRGEAGAIYISPSQILKVTAPKGKVINTACSGDALLALFIGKLEQGSSLEEALQYASAGGSATAFSKGLCSLSDIDALIQEVKITQIKEEFING; translated from the coding sequence ATGATTTACACCCTGACTCCGAATCCGGCCATAGATCTATATGTCGGATTGGAGGCATTAAGACCCAATCACGTTAATCGTACTTATGAGGAGGATTATCAGCCAAACGGTAAAGCAATAAACATATCAATCATGTTGAAAAAGTTGGGAATCAACAGTACTGCACTTGGTTTTATTGCTGGTTTTTCAGGCTGTTTTATAAAGGAGGAGCTGAATAAGTTACAGATCGCCACTGATTTCGTAGAGGTAAAAGGCATTACAAGAATCAATATTTTTGCCAATGCTGAACAGGAATACAAGATTGTCAATAAAGGTCCCGCAATACCGGAAGAGCGCAAGGAAGAAATGTTAGAAAAAGTTGCGATGATTCCCGAACATAGTATGCTTTTTGTTTCGGGAAGCTTGCCAGGAGGAGTGGATGACACGTTTTATACTGAGATTGCAAGTATTTGCTGGCAAAACAATATAAGACTGGTTTTGGATATAAGTTCTAAAGAAATACTGGAGTGTTTGCCTTTTCGGCCCTATTTAATTAAACCGAATGATGAAGAGCTTGCCAGCTTCTTTGGGATAAGCAAAGAAAATATGGATGTGTCTACTATTGTTAACTGTTCCAGAAAATTGTTAGAGAATGGTGCAAACCAAGTGCTCGTATCTCGAGGAGAAGCTGGAGCAATCTATATTTCTCCAAGTCAAATTTTAAAAGTTACAGCGCCGAAAGGAAAAGTTATCAATACCGCTTGTTCTGGAGATGCACTACTTGCTCTGTTTATCGGTAAGCTTGAACAAGGCTCCTCTCTGGAAGAAGCTTTGCAATATGCTTCTGCTGGAGGATCTGCGACTGCATTCAGTAAAGGGCTGTGCAGCCTTTCTGATATAGATGCACTTATACAAGAAGTGAAAATTACCCAAATAAAGGAGGAGTTCATCAATGGCTGA
- a CDS encoding PTS sugar transporter subunit IIA, with translation MKTTNKLLSSNQIRLNQSVSSQQEVFDLIGRMAVEAKIASSAALVAEGLKQRELESTTGFQDGFAIPHTQNEAIESPGIIILKSNKGIEWNSLDDKPAQFFIALLIPKEEAGNTHIRALASLSRMLIHEENRRELLRAGDETEILSKISEALEQ, from the coding sequence ATGAAAACAACGAACAAATTGCTTAGCTCTAATCAAATACGTTTGAATCAATCGGTTTCTTCTCAACAGGAGGTTTTCGATTTGATTGGGCGCATGGCAGTTGAAGCGAAGATCGCCTCGTCAGCTGCACTTGTGGCAGAAGGGTTGAAACAGCGGGAACTTGAAAGTACGACGGGGTTTCAAGATGGTTTTGCCATTCCTCATACACAGAATGAAGCGATAGAGTCACCTGGTATTATTATTTTAAAAAGCAATAAAGGAATTGAATGGAATTCTTTAGACGATAAACCTGCACAATTTTTTATCGCCTTACTTATCCCTAAGGAAGAAGCAGGTAATACACACATTCGGGCTTTGGCATCCTTATCACGAATGCTGATTCATGAGGAAAACAGGAGAGAACTCCTCCGTGCAGGAGATGAAACAGAAATTTTATCGAAAATCAGTGAAGCATTAGAACAATAA
- a CDS encoding Na+/H+ antiporter NhaC family protein, protein MKKGKIEGNPYALLPFLVFVLLFLGTALITKDFSSMPVVVAILIAGLFSLTMNRKESFAKKVEVFCRGGGDHNIILMALIFILAGAFASVAEATGGVDSIVSLGTSILPANLLMVGLFVVSCFISISMGTSTGTTVAIVPIAVGVAQQTGIDTAMAVGAVIGGAMFGDNLSMISDTTIAAVRTQETNMKDKFKSNFFIVLPAAIVTALILAFIPVGEAAVSPEQSYQLITVLPYLAVLVIALLGVNVLLVLVGGIVFSGIVGLANGSFDFYGLLGVIGDGIVGMENLAIIAILISGMVEIIKHNGGITFLLNYIVSKIKTRRGAAFGIAGLVSTVDVSTGNNTVSILMSGPLAKDISTKYGIEPKRSASILDLFSCCFQGLIPYGGQMLAAAGLASISPVSIVPFAFYPMLIGISGIIAIFVLYRKRTDSASDDAVTEHQV, encoded by the coding sequence ATGAAAAAGGGAAAAATAGAGGGGAATCCTTATGCATTGCTGCCGTTTCTTGTGTTTGTATTGTTATTCCTCGGCACAGCATTAATTACAAAGGATTTCAGCAGTATGCCAGTAGTGGTGGCGATTTTGATTGCCGGCTTGTTTTCGCTGACTATGAACCGTAAAGAAAGCTTTGCCAAGAAAGTCGAAGTGTTTTGCAGGGGTGGAGGCGACCATAATATTATTCTGATGGCACTTATTTTTATATTGGCCGGTGCCTTTGCTTCCGTGGCAGAAGCTACAGGTGGAGTTGACTCTATTGTCAGTTTGGGCACCTCGATATTACCGGCGAATTTGCTGATGGTCGGTTTGTTTGTAGTCAGTTGTTTTATCTCTATATCAATGGGAACATCCACTGGGACAACTGTCGCGATCGTACCTATAGCTGTGGGTGTCGCGCAACAGACTGGCATCGATACTGCAATGGCCGTCGGTGCAGTCATCGGTGGTGCCATGTTTGGTGATAACTTATCGATGATTTCAGACACAACCATTGCAGCAGTTAGAACGCAGGAGACCAACATGAAGGACAAATTCAAATCAAATTTCTTTATCGTTCTGCCGGCGGCTATAGTAACTGCCTTGATATTGGCGTTTATCCCGGTCGGGGAAGCTGCTGTGAGTCCAGAGCAAAGCTATCAGCTAATCACGGTCCTTCCATACCTGGCTGTTCTTGTCATCGCCCTGCTGGGTGTGAATGTACTGCTGGTCCTTGTCGGTGGAATCGTCTTTTCCGGAATAGTCGGCCTGGCAAATGGCTCCTTTGATTTCTATGGCTTGCTAGGTGTCATTGGAGATGGGATAGTCGGAATGGAAAACTTAGCAATCATCGCCATCTTGATCAGTGGCATGGTGGAAATTATCAAACATAATGGCGGAATCACATTCCTGCTAAATTACATTGTCAGCAAAATTAAAACCAGGAGGGGAGCGGCATTCGGAATTGCCGGTTTGGTTAGTACGGTCGACGTTTCGACTGGTAACAATACCGTTTCCATTTTGATGTCGGGTCCGTTGGCAAAAGATATTTCGACGAAATATGGAATAGAGCCTAAGCGATCTGCAAGTATTCTCGACTTGTTCTCTTGTTGTTTCCAAGGTCTAATTCCATATGGTGGACAAATGCTTGCAGCAGCGGGATTGGCTTCGATTTCGCCTGTGTCCATCGTTCCTTTTGCCTTTTATCCGATGTTAATTGGAATTAGCGGGATTATTGCCATCTTTGTTTTGTATCGCAAGCGTACTGATTCAGCTAGTGATGATGCTGTAACGGAACATCAGGTTTAA
- a CDS encoding PTS fructose transporter subunit IIC: MADIKIVAATGCPTGIAHTFMAEEALKQAAKKLGIEIKIETHGQSGIENALTKQEITEADGVIIAADKDVKASRFHGKPVVEVPVAKGIHEPEKLIQTIIDGKATVYKAKKDGPQEVITDSGSHPTGKKAILHSIYKDLMNGVSYMLPFVVGGGVLIALSFLFGIHSADPDHESYNSVAAFLNSTGGLAFQLMVPILAAFIAESIAKRPGLVVGFIGGLIASNGGAGFLGGIVAGFAGGYIVLLLVKLFSRMPKSLNGLKSIFLYPLIGILLIGIVMTLLVEPMTAINEGMKTFLSNFQDANPILLGLIVGAMSAFDMGGPVNKAAYVTGTALLAEGNFYFMAGVSAACITPPLVIAFATLFFKKYFNQAERNAGGVNFILGATHITEGAIPFAAKNPIVVIPILMAGSSVSAILTYVMGVQVPAPHGGFLVLPVVTGAVQWVIAILAGSLTGAFIYGFYKKHKHEKEKQKGEEDENNEQIA, from the coding sequence ATGGCTGATATTAAAATCGTAGCGGCAACCGGATGTCCCACAGGAATAGCCCATACATTTATGGCAGAGGAGGCGTTAAAGCAGGCGGCCAAAAAACTTGGGATTGAGATTAAAATTGAGACACACGGACAGTCCGGTATAGAAAATGCTCTAACGAAACAGGAAATTACAGAAGCCGATGGAGTAATCATAGCTGCTGATAAGGATGTCAAAGCCAGTCGTTTTCATGGCAAGCCGGTTGTCGAGGTCCCTGTGGCGAAGGGGATTCATGAACCGGAAAAATTGATTCAAACAATTATTGATGGAAAAGCAACCGTATACAAAGCAAAAAAGGATGGCCCGCAGGAAGTGATTACGGATTCTGGAAGTCATCCAACTGGGAAAAAAGCAATTTTGCATTCCATTTACAAAGATTTGATGAATGGTGTTTCCTATATGCTGCCTTTTGTAGTCGGCGGCGGTGTATTGATTGCTTTGTCGTTTTTATTCGGAATACATTCAGCAGATCCAGACCACGAATCATATAATTCCGTTGCTGCCTTTCTAAATAGTACAGGTGGACTTGCTTTTCAATTAATGGTACCGATTCTAGCAGCGTTCATAGCTGAGTCAATTGCTAAACGTCCGGGATTGGTAGTCGGTTTTATCGGGGGATTAATTGCCAGTAATGGAGGAGCGGGATTTCTTGGAGGAATTGTTGCCGGTTTTGCTGGCGGATACATTGTCTTATTACTTGTAAAGCTGTTCAGCAGGATGCCGAAATCGCTCAATGGATTAAAGTCTATTTTTCTCTATCCCTTAATCGGAATCTTGTTGATTGGAATAGTCATGACGTTATTAGTTGAGCCAATGACAGCTATTAATGAAGGGATGAAAACATTCCTGTCTAATTTTCAGGATGCGAATCCGATTTTACTTGGCTTGATTGTCGGTGCTATGTCCGCCTTTGATATGGGTGGACCAGTAAACAAAGCAGCCTATGTAACAGGTACGGCACTATTGGCAGAAGGGAATTTTTATTTCATGGCGGGTGTATCGGCTGCTTGTATAACTCCGCCGCTAGTCATAGCATTTGCCACCCTTTTCTTTAAAAAGTACTTCAACCAGGCTGAACGGAATGCTGGGGGCGTTAACTTTATTCTGGGTGCAACCCATATAACAGAGGGAGCGATTCCTTTCGCAGCCAAGAACCCGATTGTTGTGATTCCGATTCTGATGGCAGGTTCCTCGGTATCTGCAATTTTGACTTACGTGATGGGAGTACAAGTACCTGCTCCACATGGTGGTTTTTTGGTACTTCCTGTAGTAACAGGAGCAGTGCAATGGGTGATTGCTATTCTTGCCGGTTCTTTGACAGGAGCATTTATTTACGGATTTTATAAAAAGCATAAACATGAAAAGGAAAAGCAGAAAGGGGAAGAGGATGAAAACAACGAACAAATTGCTTAG
- a CDS encoding MurR/RpiR family transcriptional regulator, with translation MNNILFDIPADVYKTLSESERYLLEYINNHLEEISTMSIVKLSENASVSTATIVRLMKKIGYDGYTSFKYSLKEKVQITDENDEMENIDMKIKHAIKKNELEVVKTIQLQSIGQIEDAVQKIHDAEKIYIFARGFSEMIAHEMTIKLQLMGKNCEVHDDPNIIRIKSREIRERELAIFVSLNGETSELVEACKNLNIRQITTITLTTRMESSLGMMSEMAFIGYKGSQSYFPDYEVRSRLPLSVLSRILLDAYAIRML, from the coding sequence ATGAACAATATTTTATTTGATATACCTGCCGATGTATATAAAACGTTAAGTGAATCGGAAAGATATTTGCTTGAATACATAAATAATCATCTAGAAGAGATATCTACAATGTCGATTGTGAAATTGAGTGAAAATGCGAGCGTTTCTACTGCAACAATCGTCAGACTAATGAAAAAGATAGGTTATGACGGCTATACCTCTTTTAAATACAGCTTAAAAGAAAAGGTTCAAATAACAGATGAAAACGATGAAATGGAAAACATAGATATGAAAATAAAACACGCTATTAAAAAAAATGAATTAGAAGTGGTAAAAACGATACAGTTACAGAGTATTGGTCAAATTGAGGATGCAGTACAAAAAATTCATGATGCAGAGAAAATTTACATATTTGCGCGCGGTTTTTCAGAGATGATTGCTCATGAAATGACGATCAAGCTACAACTCATGGGAAAAAACTGTGAAGTACATGACGATCCAAATATTATTCGTATTAAGTCACGAGAGATAAGAGAGCGTGAACTGGCGATTTTTGTTTCGTTAAACGGTGAAACAAGTGAATTGGTAGAGGCTTGTAAGAACTTGAACATCCGCCAAATCACGACTATTACATTGACAACAAGGATGGAATCAAGCTTGGGAATGATGTCAGAGATGGCCTTCATTGGATATAAAGGAAGTCAGTCTTACTTTCCAGATTATGAAGTTCGTTCCAGACTTCCACTCAGTGTGTTATCCAGAATATTACTCGACGCTTATGCGATAAGAATGCTCTGA
- a CDS encoding SDR family NAD(P)-dependent oxidoreductase, protein MRTLNGKIAVVTGGARGIGKEIVKKLEEAGSTVIVADKGIHADKLQTLQFAVDVTDRRAVEQFFQSVTNRFGTIDILVNNAGISTMAEVVEMEEEDWDSVMDVNAKGVFLASKYAAKQMKTAGNGGKIINISSQAGKNGYRYMGSYVASKHAVLGLTKVMALELAADNILVNAVCPGIIETEMKRTERVWGGELRGVEAAAIEAEDHSQVPLGRTGSPEDVADTVLFLASNAADYITGESINVTGGMTMN, encoded by the coding sequence GTGAGAACATTGAATGGAAAAATAGCCGTAGTGACCGGCGGTGCCAGAGGAATCGGCAAAGAGATTGTCAAAAAGCTGGAAGAGGCTGGGTCCACGGTGATTGTTGCCGATAAAGGAATACACGCTGACAAGCTTCAAACTCTTCAATTTGCTGTTGATGTGACGGACAGGAGAGCTGTGGAGCAGTTTTTCCAATCCGTCACCAATAGGTTCGGTACAATCGACATTTTGGTGAATAATGCCGGAATATCCACGATGGCAGAAGTAGTGGAAATGGAGGAAGAAGATTGGGATTCGGTCATGGATGTGAATGCGAAAGGGGTTTTCCTTGCCAGTAAATATGCTGCGAAACAGATGAAAACAGCGGGGAATGGCGGCAAAATCATCAACATATCCTCTCAAGCAGGGAAAAACGGTTATCGGTACATGGGAAGTTATGTTGCTTCTAAGCATGCTGTCCTTGGATTGACAAAAGTTATGGCTTTAGAACTGGCAGCCGACAATATCCTGGTGAATGCCGTGTGTCCAGGCATTATTGAAACCGAAATGAAACGTACAGAACGGGTCTGGGGAGGCGAACTACGCGGTGTGGAAGCAGCTGCGATCGAGGCAGAAGACCATTCCCAAGTCCCTTTGGGAAGAACCGGGTCTCCAGAGGATGTAGCAGACACCGTATTATTCCTGGCATCAAATGCAGCGGACTATATTACCGGTGAAAGTATCAATGTTACAGGCGGAATGACCATGAATTAA
- a CDS encoding NAD(P)-dependent oxidoreductase, with product MIGFIGLGIMGGNMAANLLANGEALVVYNRTKEKGAEWADSPSIVAHKADIVFTMLTNPEAVESVALGEDGLLNGLTRNKLWVDCSTVNPAFSKAMAKKTEAAGCRFIDAPVAGSKGPAEQGQLNFLVGGNDEDVEEVKPYLKAMGKSIQHMGKHGNGISTKLAVNLSLVTSMATFAEAVNFGTSLGLEREQLMDVLFELPVTAPILKGKRDMMLHENFEAQFPLEHAHKDLQQISESAYLTGAPLPVTHGAKEVYAFAKHKGLSKKDFAAVYQLLSDGGSRQ from the coding sequence ATGATAGGTTTTATCGGGTTAGGTATAATGGGCGGCAATATGGCAGCAAATTTGCTTGCTAATGGAGAAGCACTTGTCGTTTACAATAGGACAAAAGAAAAAGGGGCCGAATGGGCAGATTCACCCAGCATTGTTGCTCATAAAGCAGATATCGTCTTTACCATGCTGACCAACCCCGAAGCTGTGGAATCCGTAGCATTAGGGGAAGATGGGCTATTAAATGGACTGACAAGAAATAAACTATGGGTGGATTGCAGTACGGTCAACCCAGCGTTTAGTAAAGCAATGGCAAAAAAGACAGAAGCGGCTGGCTGCAGGTTTATCGATGCACCTGTTGCTGGTTCAAAAGGACCTGCTGAACAGGGACAGCTAAATTTTCTGGTTGGCGGAAACGACGAGGATGTAGAGGAAGTAAAACCATACTTAAAGGCAATGGGGAAATCGATCCAACACATGGGAAAACACGGAAACGGCATTTCAACAAAACTGGCTGTTAATTTATCATTAGTCACTTCGATGGCCACATTTGCAGAAGCGGTAAACTTCGGAACTTCTCTAGGTTTGGAGCGCGAGCAGTTGATGGATGTGCTATTCGAGCTCCCTGTCACCGCTCCTATCTTAAAAGGGAAACGGGATATGATGTTGCATGAGAACTTTGAAGCACAGTTTCCCCTGGAGCATGCCCATAAGGATTTACAACAGATTTCCGAGTCAGCCTATTTAACCGGTGCTCCGTTACCAGTAACACATGGTGCTAAAGAGGTTTATGCGTTTGCCAAACATAAGGGATTGAGTAAAAAAGATTTCGCTGCTGTTTATCAGTTATTATCCGACGGGGGTTCCAGACAATGA
- a CDS encoding putative holin-like toxin — protein sequence MYESFMVLIGFGTFLIALLGLIVSMINKK from the coding sequence ATGTATGAAAGTTTTATGGTGCTGATTGGTTTTGGTACCTTCTTGATTGCTTTGCTCGGCTTGATCGTTTCGATGATCAATAAAAAATAG
- the nagZ gene encoding beta-N-acetylhexosaminidase, with the protein MNKSIYFIVFLFALGIYVLVYSNQHTVVDSAGDLYSFLPPTSLDKVVSADKSIPHDGSKLSWILPQPKESTQNQQVKDISLYMESDNCQFDEQSASAFIERMSLSEKIGQMVIAGISGTAMGEQENSLVDDYHIGGFIFYAKNLESPEQTSIFLNQLKAENKKNKLPLLLSVDQEGGRISRLPGDIVKLPSNKWIGQLDKSDFSHRVGEILGKELNEFGFNMNFAPVLDVNSNPDNPVIGDRSYSDDPKIVSKLGIQTMKGIQSKQVIPVIKHFPGHGDTSVDSHYQLPKVNKTLQQLEKLELIPFRRAIDQGAEVVMIAHILLPHLDETYPASISKKVITDLLRNRLDYDGLVMTDDMTMEAIIDNFEIGQASVDSVLAGSDVILVAHDYQKAVRVIDALRTAVENGEISEKRINESVKRIIRLKQQYGLKDDPVNKVDITSLNQSINTLLNKYDQ; encoded by the coding sequence GTGAACAAAAGTATATACTTCATTGTTTTCCTGTTCGCTCTGGGAATTTATGTTCTAGTTTATTCTAATCAACATACTGTGGTCGACTCTGCTGGAGATCTGTATTCTTTCTTGCCTCCAACTTCATTAGATAAAGTGGTTTCGGCTGACAAATCTATTCCACATGATGGTTCAAAATTAAGTTGGATACTACCTCAACCGAAGGAGTCGACGCAAAATCAACAAGTGAAAGATATATCGCTATATATGGAATCTGACAACTGTCAGTTTGATGAGCAATCTGCATCGGCTTTTATAGAAAGAATGAGTCTATCGGAGAAAATTGGCCAAATGGTGATTGCCGGCATTTCAGGTACAGCTATGGGAGAGCAAGAAAACAGCCTGGTTGATGACTATCATATTGGAGGCTTTATATTTTATGCCAAAAATTTGGAGTCACCTGAACAAACCTCTATCTTTTTGAACCAATTGAAGGCGGAAAACAAGAAGAACAAGTTACCGCTTTTACTGAGTGTCGACCAGGAAGGAGGCAGGATTTCCCGGCTTCCGGGAGATATTGTGAAGCTCCCCTCTAACAAATGGATTGGCCAACTGGATAAATCGGATTTTTCCCATCGGGTAGGAGAAATACTGGGAAAGGAACTCAATGAGTTTGGTTTTAATATGAATTTTGCTCCCGTTCTTGATGTAAACAGTAATCCGGATAATCCGGTGATTGGCGACCGGTCCTATAGTGACGATCCGAAAATTGTCAGTAAACTTGGAATTCAGACGATGAAAGGAATCCAGTCAAAGCAAGTTATTCCGGTCATCAAGCACTTTCCTGGGCACGGTGACACTTCTGTCGACTCTCATTATCAGCTTCCCAAAGTCAATAAAACGTTACAACAGTTGGAAAAACTGGAGCTGATTCCATTCCGTCGGGCAATCGATCAAGGGGCAGAAGTAGTCATGATCGCTCACATTTTACTTCCCCACCTGGATGAGACCTATCCAGCCTCCATATCAAAAAAGGTTATCACAGATTTGCTTAGGAATCGGTTGGACTATGATGGTTTGGTGATGACCGACGATATGACAATGGAAGCGATAATCGACAACTTTGAAATAGGTCAGGCATCCGTTGATTCCGTGCTAGCCGGGAGTGACGTCATTCTGGTGGCACACGATTATCAGAAAGCGGTCCGTGTGATCGATGCGCTGCGCACGGCAGTGGAGAATGGCGAAATATCGGAGAAGCGGATTAACGAGAGTGTGAAAAGAATTATCCGGCTCAAGCAACAGTATGGATTGAAAGACGACCCAGTGAACAAAGTAGATATTACGTCGTTGAATCAGTCAATTAATACGTTGTTAAACAAATATGATCAATAA
- a CDS encoding putative holin-like toxin — protein MYQVLMVLIGFGSFLIALLALIITMINKK, from the coding sequence ATGTATCAAGTATTAATGGTCCTGATTGGCTTTGGTTCTTTTTTGATTGCATTGCTCGCTTTGATCATTACCATGATCAATAAAAAATAG